A genomic window from Cloacibacillus evryensis DSM 19522 includes:
- the cobM gene encoding precorrin-4 C(11)-methyltransferase: protein MIHFVGAGPGAPDLITLRGARLIEEAGMIIYAGSLVNPELLKRAKEGCEIRDSASMTLDEVIEKLREAHEAGVDAVRLHTGDPSIYGAIREQMDRLKELGIPYDITPGVSSFCAAAAAAEAEYTLPSVSQTVIITRMEGRTPVPEKEKIRLLASHRASMVLFLSTGLLDGLCAELIMGGYPPETKTVMVYKASWPEQRVIRATLATLPLLAADSGIKNTALILVGDFLGDEYELSKLYDKHFSHGFRRASE, encoded by the coding sequence ATGATACATTTTGTCGGAGCGGGGCCGGGCGCCCCGGACCTGATCACGCTGCGCGGGGCGCGGCTCATTGAAGAGGCGGGGATGATAATTTACGCCGGCTCTCTCGTGAACCCCGAACTTTTGAAGCGCGCGAAAGAGGGCTGCGAGATACGCGACAGCGCTTCGATGACGCTCGACGAGGTGATAGAAAAGCTGCGCGAGGCGCACGAGGCCGGAGTCGACGCGGTGCGCCTCCACACGGGGGACCCCTCGATCTACGGCGCGATACGCGAGCAGATGGACAGGCTGAAGGAGCTCGGCATCCCCTACGACATCACGCCCGGCGTCAGCTCCTTCTGCGCCGCGGCCGCGGCGGCGGAGGCGGAATACACGCTGCCCTCGGTGAGCCAGACGGTGATAATCACGCGCATGGAGGGGCGCACGCCCGTTCCCGAGAAGGAAAAGATACGGCTGCTCGCCTCCCACCGGGCCTCGATGGTGCTCTTTCTCTCGACGGGGCTGCTCGACGGCCTCTGCGCCGAGCTGATCATGGGCGGCTACCCCCCCGAAACGAAGACAGTGATGGTGTACAAGGCCTCCTGGCCCGAGCAGCGGGTGATACGCGCCACGCTCGCCACCCTGCCGCTGCTCGCGGCGGATAGCGGGATAAAGAACACCGCGCTGATACTCGTGGGCGACTTCCTCGGCGATGAGTACGAGCTTTCAAAGCTCTACGACAAACACTTTTCACACGGCTTCCGCCGGGCCTCCGAGTAA
- the cbiE gene encoding precorrin-6y C5,15-methyltransferase (decarboxylating) subunit CbiE produces the protein MGNKLYVLGAGPGGREEVTPAVSAAIAASRAVACAARHLHIAAGHPNVIEMKNFQDTFRRLREELEQGDAAVVVSGDPGIFSLLPLIKKNFPSHGIVVLPGVSSLQSLCAKAGETWQEAVVLSGHGREIGTPRILDAVEHARAVIFFCDAQKGPAWLCARLCEAGLGEVEAVVGERLGAADERVSRGAAREFVNESFDALSIVLLINENFTERPPLLPEDADFIRGGAPMTREEVRAVITAKLRLTPDSVVWDLGAGTGSVSVAAARLCRELHAAEIDAEAAALVRANAEKFRLHNVTVHEGSALAVMEHLPDPDVVFIGGSGPELPAILERTAARGAGIRVVVSAVSLKTIVLCTEVLAGDKFENFDAAQVAVSRMKTVGKTQIWQAQNPVVIFSATTRAAKGE, from the coding sequence ATGGGAAATAAACTTTACGTGCTGGGAGCCGGCCCCGGAGGCCGGGAAGAGGTGACGCCGGCGGTGAGCGCCGCGATCGCCGCCTCCCGCGCCGTCGCCTGCGCCGCGCGCCACCTTCACATCGCCGCCGGGCATCCTAACGTCATTGAGATGAAAAACTTTCAGGACACCTTCCGGCGTCTTCGCGAAGAGCTGGAACAGGGCGACGCGGCGGTCGTCGTCTCGGGCGACCCCGGGATATTCAGCCTGCTGCCGCTGATAAAAAAGAACTTCCCCTCCCACGGGATCGTCGTCCTTCCCGGCGTCAGCTCGCTCCAGAGCCTCTGCGCGAAGGCGGGCGAGACATGGCAGGAGGCCGTCGTCCTCTCGGGACACGGGCGGGAGATCGGGACGCCGAGGATCCTCGACGCCGTGGAGCACGCCCGCGCGGTGATCTTTTTCTGCGACGCGCAAAAAGGCCCCGCCTGGCTCTGCGCCCGGCTCTGCGAAGCCGGCCTCGGCGAAGTAGAGGCGGTCGTCGGCGAAAGGCTCGGCGCGGCGGACGAACGCGTGAGCCGCGGCGCGGCGCGCGAATTTGTAAATGAGAGCTTCGACGCGCTTTCGATCGTGCTGCTGATAAATGAGAACTTCACCGAACGCCCCCCGCTGCTGCCGGAGGACGCCGATTTTATCCGCGGCGGCGCGCCGATGACGCGCGAAGAGGTGCGCGCCGTGATAACGGCGAAGCTGCGCCTTACGCCGGATTCCGTCGTCTGGGATCTCGGCGCGGGGACCGGCTCGGTCTCCGTGGCGGCGGCGCGGCTCTGCCGCGAACTCCACGCGGCGGAGATAGACGCCGAGGCGGCGGCGCTGGTGCGCGCGAACGCGGAGAAGTTCCGCCTGCATAACGTAACGGTCCACGAAGGTTCGGCGCTCGCGGTGATGGAACACCTGCCGGACCCGGACGTCGTCTTCATCGGCGGCAGCGGGCCGGAACTCCCCGCGATATTGGAGCGGACGGCGGCGCGCGGCGCGGGGATACGCGTCGTCGTCTCCGCCGTCTCGCTCAAGACGATCGTGCTCTGCACGGAGGTGCTGGCGGGGGATAAATTTGAAAACTTTGACGCGGCGCAGGTCGCCGTGAGCAGAATGAAGACAGTCGGCAAGACACAGATATGGCAGGCGCAGAACCCCGTCGTGATTTTTTCCGCGACGACGCGCGCCGCGAAGGGAGAATAG
- the cbiD gene encoding cobalt-precorrin-5B (C(1))-methyltransferase CbiD: MASNKGLREGYSTGSCAAAAAKAAAMRALGLPCPESVEITTPEERKFTLPVVGYGDGCCGVIKDAGDDPDSTDGILIKAAVELSPEPGAVLFFAGEGVGTVTLPGLKIAVGEPAINPVPRAMIERAVREVIGARGAKVTISAPLGREVAKRTFNPRLGIVGGISILGTSGRVKPMNEAALLESLTLELNTHAAEGRRAVAVAFAGTGEEALRKAYGIKNRAVVQCGNYIGHLLDESARLGLERLLIGGHPGKLLKVAAGSFNTHNRTGGGAKEALCAQAAIAGASADTVKALYECPTTEEAMRLVREEGLDFLWKILARITAKRCEERAFGDIKSAVAFIDNGGNILGATDDAPAFAEEIRDGK; encoded by the coding sequence ATGGCATCGAATAAGGGGCTTCGCGAGGGATATTCAACGGGAAGCTGCGCGGCGGCGGCGGCGAAGGCCGCGGCGATGCGCGCGCTCGGGCTGCCCTGCCCCGAAAGCGTGGAGATCACGACGCCGGAGGAGAGGAAATTTACCCTGCCGGTCGTCGGATACGGCGACGGCTGCTGCGGCGTGATCAAGGACGCGGGCGACGACCCCGATTCGACCGACGGAATACTGATAAAGGCCGCCGTGGAACTCTCGCCGGAGCCGGGGGCTGTACTCTTCTTCGCGGGGGAGGGCGTCGGCACGGTGACGCTGCCGGGGCTCAAGATCGCCGTCGGCGAACCGGCGATCAACCCCGTGCCGCGCGCGATGATCGAGCGCGCGGTGCGCGAGGTGATCGGCGCGCGCGGCGCGAAGGTCACCATTTCCGCGCCGTTGGGGCGGGAGGTCGCGAAGCGCACCTTCAACCCGCGGCTCGGCATCGTCGGCGGCATCTCGATCCTCGGCACCTCGGGCCGCGTGAAACCGATGAACGAAGCCGCGCTGCTCGAATCGCTGACGCTCGAACTCAACACCCACGCGGCGGAGGGACGCCGCGCCGTCGCGGTCGCTTTCGCGGGAACGGGCGAAGAGGCGCTGCGCAAGGCATACGGGATAAAGAACCGCGCCGTCGTACAGTGCGGGAACTACATCGGCCACCTTCTCGACGAGTCGGCGCGCCTCGGGCTGGAACGGCTGCTGATCGGCGGACACCCGGGAAAGCTGCTCAAAGTCGCGGCGGGGAGCTTCAACACCCACAACCGTACCGGCGGCGGCGCGAAAGAGGCGCTCTGCGCGCAGGCGGCGATCGCGGGAGCCTCCGCGGACACGGTGAAGGCCCTCTACGAATGCCCGACCACCGAAGAGGCGATGCGCCTCGTGCGCGAAGAGGGACTTGATTTTTTATGGAAGATACTGGCGCGCATTACCGCGAAACGCTGCGAAGAGCGCGCCTTCGGAGATATAAAGAGCGCCGTCGCCTTCATCGACAACGGCGGCAATATCCTCGGCGCGACGGACGACGCGCCGGCCTTTGCGGAGGAGATAAGAGATGGGAAATAA
- a CDS encoding precorrin-8X methylmutase — protein sequence MRPNEIETASMNIIASEMGAWLGAPEELPVVRRVIHTTADFDFAENMRFSKGAVKLAREALKNGAAVVTDTNMAAAGINRAACARFGVEVVCRMADPAVREAAEARGTTRAVVSMEEAVKATPNALFAVGNAPTALIRLCELIEEGKCAPALVIGVPVGFVNVVESKERLLAAKVPYITAVGRKGGSPVASTIVNALLYGIE from the coding sequence ATGAGGCCAAACGAGATAGAAACAGCAAGCATGAACATAATCGCCTCCGAAATGGGGGCCTGGCTCGGGGCTCCTGAAGAGCTTCCGGTGGTCAGGCGCGTGATACATACGACGGCGGACTTCGACTTCGCGGAGAATATGCGCTTCTCCAAAGGGGCCGTGAAGCTCGCGCGCGAGGCGCTGAAAAACGGCGCCGCCGTCGTCACCGACACGAACATGGCGGCGGCGGGGATCAACAGGGCGGCCTGCGCGCGCTTCGGCGTCGAGGTCGTCTGCCGCATGGCCGACCCCGCGGTGCGCGAGGCGGCGGAGGCGCGCGGCACGACGCGCGCCGTCGTGAGCATGGAGGAGGCGGTCAAGGCGACGCCCAACGCGCTCTTCGCCGTCGGCAACGCCCCCACCGCGCTGATACGCCTCTGCGAGCTGATCGAAGAGGGCAAATGCGCCCCCGCGCTCGTCATCGGCGTGCCGGTCGGCTTCGTCAACGTCGTCGAGTCAAAGGAACGCCTGCTCGCCGCGAAGGTCCCCTATATCACAGCCGTGGGGCGCAAGGGCGGCTCGCCTGTCGCCTCCACGATCGTGAACGCGCTGCTCTATGGCATCGAATAA
- a CDS encoding membrane protein yields MDWRGLVAGELRLTFDILFGLLIGFAVLRSGLADRLMRRLVPHLRKAGIGSALGMALTLSLGSAKAGAAFIASALDSGDISERSAKWGTLLLSFPAYLHRWPSTMVMAASMAGASGAIFGAILLLRSAARFVLILFILKRGGEAEEAAEARQEGSARDIRFNKRLLKTLPVAWLFFAIAYMLVPWAESAIKEWLLAGTILPLAALTVAAASIAHVSAALALAGGSLAAGELTVAQAVFALLLGNSFGIITRLFRANAGYYFGLFRKETAQWLLFWNFATTAGFAVLSIALAALPLLL; encoded by the coding sequence ATGGACTGGCGCGGCCTTGTCGCGGGCGAGCTGCGGCTCACCTTCGACATCCTCTTCGGGCTCCTGATAGGCTTCGCGGTCTTAAGAAGCGGACTCGCCGACAGGCTCATGCGGCGGCTTGTGCCGCATCTGCGGAAGGCGGGCATCGGCTCGGCGCTCGGAATGGCGCTGACGCTCTCCCTCGGCTCCGCGAAGGCGGGCGCGGCCTTTATCGCCTCGGCGCTCGACAGCGGGGATATTTCGGAGCGTTCCGCCAAGTGGGGGACGCTGCTGCTCTCCTTCCCCGCCTACCTGCACCGCTGGCCCTCGACGATGGTGATGGCCGCCTCTATGGCGGGAGCCTCGGGGGCGATATTCGGCGCGATACTGCTGCTGCGCAGCGCGGCGCGCTTCGTGCTGATATTGTTCATCCTCAAGCGCGGCGGCGAGGCGGAAGAGGCGGCGGAGGCGAGGCAGGAGGGGAGCGCCCGCGATATCCGCTTCAACAAAAGGCTGCTGAAGACGCTGCCGGTCGCCTGGCTCTTCTTCGCGATCGCCTATATGCTCGTGCCGTGGGCCGAAAGCGCGATAAAGGAGTGGCTGCTCGCGGGGACGATCCTGCCCCTCGCGGCCCTCACGGTGGCTGCCGCCTCCATCGCGCACGTCTCGGCGGCGCTCGCGCTCGCCGGGGGAAGCCTCGCCGCGGGAGAGCTGACGGTGGCGCAGGCGGTCTTCGCGCTGCTGCTCGGCAACAGCTTCGGCATCATCACCCGGCTCTTCCGCGCCAACGCCGGATACTACTTCGGCCTCTTCCGCAAGGAGACGGCCCAGTGGCTGCTCTTTTGGAATTTTGCGACGACCGCGGGCTTCGCGGTGCTGTCGATAGCGCTGGCGGCGCTGCCGCTCTTATTATAA
- a CDS encoding SAM-dependent methyltransferase translates to MKFTVVGVGPGDPELVTLKALRIIKEADVVLTPYSPRGKFSVAEQIVRANLPDTETTPITFPMLTDAEEREKFLLGELERIGASWRGAKSAVLPVIGDSALYATGSYLFDAWKKIAPELELSLVPGISAHQLAASRIGSFLAMGEDIFSVVPCIDDREGIVAALRRADSAALYKPCILKEGLAGVVAEAGPWRRMARIDRAGLADEKIYEGEAALTPAEEYLSILLLWRN, encoded by the coding sequence TTGAAATTTACTGTTGTCGGCGTGGGGCCGGGAGATCCCGAGCTCGTCACGCTCAAGGCGCTGAGGATCATAAAGGAGGCGGACGTCGTGCTGACGCCCTATTCGCCGCGCGGGAAGTTTTCCGTCGCCGAACAGATAGTGCGCGCGAACCTCCCCGATACAGAGACGACGCCCATCACCTTCCCCATGCTCACCGACGCGGAGGAGCGCGAGAAGTTTCTCCTCGGCGAGCTTGAGCGGATCGGCGCTTCATGGCGCGGCGCGAAGAGCGCCGTGCTGCCCGTCATCGGCGACTCGGCGCTCTACGCGACGGGCTCGTATCTGTTCGACGCCTGGAAGAAAATCGCGCCGGAACTCGAGCTGTCGCTGGTGCCGGGCATCTCCGCGCACCAACTGGCCGCTTCGCGCATCGGCTCCTTCCTCGCGATGGGAGAGGATATCTTTTCCGTCGTCCCCTGCATCGACGACCGCGAAGGGATCGTGGCGGCGCTGCGCCGCGCCGATTCCGCGGCGCTCTATAAACCCTGCATCCTGAAAGAGGGACTCGCCGGGGTGGTCGCGGAGGCCGGCCCGTGGCGGCGCATGGCGCGCATCGACCGCGCGGGGCTCGCCGACGAAAAAATATACGAGGGGGAAGCGGCGCTCACGCCGGCGGAAGAGTACCTCTCGATACTGCTGCTCTGGCGGAACTAG
- a CDS encoding ABC transporter substrate-binding protein, with product MAPRIILYVLIIFLLSPFQAEAAAKRIVSLYPGHTDNIVALGGEKRLVAVSKNDDDDMLPDLPRFSAKSGAEEILALKPDLVLTRGLAERQNPQLRGVLERAGVRVVSLEPPRWDDFAAYLRELAALTGSDPAAGESKLKKLRGAIAAEAAKKSKGKSPAVFVEATAKELHTCSPDSWAAKLVELAGGRNAASDAQPVRKGSAIAPYGLERILKAAAAGEIDVYLVQQGTMNAADKESLAARPWYPAIKKIKTAVVPEGELSRPSLLGLEAGGRRLIKIFYGE from the coding sequence ATGGCACCCAGAATAATCCTATACGTTCTTATCATATTTTTACTTTCGCCGTTTCAGGCGGAGGCGGCGGCAAAACGCATCGTCTCGCTCTATCCCGGCCACACCGACAACATCGTCGCGCTCGGCGGGGAAAAGAGGCTCGTCGCGGTATCGAAAAACGACGATGACGACATGCTGCCCGACCTGCCGCGCTTTTCCGCGAAGAGCGGCGCGGAGGAGATACTGGCGCTGAAGCCGGACCTCGTCCTGACGCGCGGCCTCGCGGAGCGGCAGAATCCGCAGCTCCGCGGCGTGCTAGAGCGCGCCGGCGTGAGAGTCGTTTCGCTGGAACCGCCGCGGTGGGATGATTTCGCCGCCTATCTGCGGGAGCTCGCCGCGCTGACCGGAAGCGACCCGGCGGCGGGCGAGTCAAAGTTGAAGAAGCTCCGCGGCGCGATCGCCGCCGAGGCGGCGAAAAAGTCCAAAGGCAAAAGCCCCGCCGTCTTTGTGGAGGCGACGGCGAAGGAGCTGCACACCTGCTCGCCCGATTCGTGGGCGGCAAAGCTCGTTGAGCTCGCGGGAGGACGGAACGCCGCCTCCGACGCGCAGCCGGTCCGCAAGGGCAGCGCGATCGCCCCCTACGGCCTCGAGCGGATACTAAAGGCCGCCGCCGCGGGCGAAATAGACGTATACTTGGTACAGCAGGGAACGATGAACGCCGCGGACAAAGAATCCCTCGCGGCGCGCCCGTGGTATCCGGCGATAAAAAAGATAAAGACGGCCGTCGTGCCGGAGGGAGAGCTGAGCCGCCCGTCGCTGCTCGGGCTCGAAGCCGGCGGACGGCGGCTGATAAAAATATTCTACGGAGAGTGA